A single window of Bacteroidota bacterium DNA harbors:
- a CDS encoding ABC transporter substrate-binding protein, whose product MNILLKYSQIIAFSAVLAACGGQKDDSNGQRSEGSGGFLRISEVTLPKSIFPQATTNYIEGLVAGQIHEGLVRLNPKTLEPIPGLAEKWDISEDGKTITFHLRKGVYFQNPENEGGKGAEVTANDVKFTFELLCTDRPSNMHFATVCKDRILGANEYFEATSKGQKSELKGFKLIDKYTFSITLNNASGIFLQILANPVTSIISEEAYKVNYENLKVGAGPFVYNTKYSNPKHIVLTRNENYYGKDEKGNSLPYLDSVIINILNSTEEGLTAFKEGKCEYIGTIPSNSVRMIVEENIKDFENHPPAFILERSSEMVSQYYVFNINKAPFNNVKVRQAFNYAIDRDKIIDKVLQGQAYGPGTYGITPPTFNTYKVSQIKGYSFDPEKARKLLIEAGYPKGVGFPEVSLLVNSGNSRNNTVAAEIQKQIKEVLGVNITFESLPNGDKFNLQVKGQGHIFRDGWIADYPSPESFLSVFYGEPVPTDTGKVSYPNTQRYVNAEFDKYYKAGRDARNRDSSYVNFLRAEQILMDEAPLIVLWYESNYRLISSRLKNFNVNPMRYIDLTRVMISSPEENKGEKK is encoded by the coding sequence ATGAATATCCTATTGAAATACAGCCAAATTATTGCCTTTTCAGCGGTACTTGCGGCTTGTGGCGGACAAAAAGACGATAGTAACGGGCAAAGATCAGAGGGAAGTGGCGGTTTTTTAAGGATTTCCGAGGTAACATTGCCTAAAAGTATATTTCCTCAGGCCACAACTAATTATATTGAAGGTTTAGTCGCAGGTCAAATTCATGAGGGCTTGGTGCGATTAAATCCTAAAACTTTAGAACCAATTCCGGGTTTAGCTGAAAAATGGGATATTTCGGAAGACGGCAAGACTATAACCTTTCATTTAAGAAAAGGGGTATATTTTCAAAATCCTGAAAATGAGGGCGGTAAAGGTGCAGAAGTAACTGCCAATGATGTGAAATTTACTTTTGAATTACTTTGTACGGATCGTCCAAGTAACATGCATTTTGCTACGGTTTGTAAAGATCGAATTTTAGGCGCAAACGAATATTTTGAAGCTACATCAAAAGGACAAAAATCTGAGCTTAAAGGGTTTAAGTTGATAGATAAGTATACTTTCAGTATAACGCTTAATAATGCATCCGGTATATTTCTTCAAATTTTGGCGAATCCGGTTACTTCGATCATAAGCGAAGAGGCTTACAAAGTGAATTATGAAAACTTGAAAGTTGGAGCCGGTCCATTCGTTTACAACACAAAATATTCGAATCCGAAACATATTGTTTTAACGCGAAACGAAAACTATTATGGCAAGGATGAAAAAGGAAATTCATTGCCATATTTAGATAGTGTTATCATCAATATTCTAAACTCTACAGAGGAAGGATTAACAGCGTTTAAAGAGGGTAAATGTGAATACATTGGTACTATTCCTTCAAACAGTGTTCGTATGATTGTAGAGGAAAATATTAAGGATTTTGAAAATCATCCGCCTGCATTTATACTTGAGAGAAGCTCTGAAATGGTGAGTCAGTATTATGTGTTTAATATCAATAAGGCTCCATTTAACAACGTAAAAGTTCGTCAGGCGTTTAACTATGCGATTGATCGCGATAAAATTATCGATAAGGTTTTACAAGGTCAGGCATATGGTCCGGGTACTTACGGTATAACCCCTCCTACATTCAATACTTACAAAGTTTCTCAAATTAAAGGGTATTCTTTCGATCCTGAGAAAGCACGTAAATTATTAATTGAAGCAGGTTATCCTAAAGGAGTTGGTTTCCCTGAGGTTTCATTATTGGTAAATTCAGGAAACTCACGTAACAATACTGTGGCAGCTGAAATACAAAAACAAATAAAAGAAGTGCTTGGTGTAAATATCACTTTCGAATCATTACCAAACGGGGATAAATTTAATTTACAGGTTAAGGGTCAAGGACATATTTTCCGCGATGGATGGATTGCCGATTACCCAAGTCCGGAATCTTTCTTATCTGTTTTCTATGGAGAGCCTGTGCCTACAGATACAGGAAAAGTATCTTATCCAAACACGCAACGTTACGTTAACGCTGAGTTTGATAAATATTACAAAGCAGGTCGTGATGCGCGTAATCGCGATAGTTCTTATGTGAACTTTCTTCGTGCTGAGCAAATTCTCATGGATGAAGCACCTCTTATTGTACTTTGGTACGAAAGTAATTACCGTTTAATTAGTTCACGTTTGAAAAACTTTAATGTGAACCCGATGCGTTACATTGATTTGACACGTGTTATGATTTCGAGTCCAGAAGAGAATAAAGGAGAAAAGAAATAA
- a CDS encoding biotin/lipoyl-binding protein, which translates to MYKVSINGKKALKTDIKAKNGIINGTLNDEKIEASIIETNPGEFHLLFNNKSYNFNIVKADFSEKKLVLKVNGQKFYVDVKDKFDELLHNLGMDNVASKKVNDIKAPMPGMVLNILVGEGQAVKKGDSLLVLEAMKMENILKSPADGVIKKVVASKGTAVEKNQLLIQF; encoded by the coding sequence ATGTATAAAGTATCCATTAACGGCAAAAAAGCCTTAAAAACCGATATAAAGGCTAAAAACGGAATCATTAACGGTACACTGAATGATGAAAAAATAGAGGCTTCTATTATTGAAACGAATCCTGGCGAATTTCATCTACTTTTCAATAACAAATCTTACAACTTCAATATAGTTAAAGCCGATTTCTCCGAAAAAAAATTGGTTTTAAAAGTGAATGGGCAAAAATTCTACGTTGATGTAAAGGATAAATTTGATGAGCTTCTTCATAACCTTGGAATGGATAATGTTGCCTCCAAAAAAGTAAATGATATCAAAGCCCCTATGCCAGGAATGGTATTAAATATTTTGGTTGGTGAAGGCCAAGCTGTAAAAAAAGGTGATTCTTTATTGGTACTCGAGGCTATGAAAATGGAGAACATTCTTAAATCCCCTGCCGACGGTGTTATAAAAAAAGTTGTCGCATCAAAAGGAACTGCTGTTGAAAAGAATCAATTATTAATTCAGTTTTAA
- a CDS encoding superoxide dismutase, whose translation MSHHRRDFLKKSALLGLASIAGNLIGEEKLKTLDDLAFINETSHTLPALPYAYNALEPFIDAQTMEIHHSKHHKAYVDKLNAALKDFKGDAALVSLFAQVSKLDTAIRNNGGGHYNHSLFWTLMQPNKEGKKIIAEGKIAEAITTHFQSFENFQKEFTEKATKVFGSGWCWLIEQDGKLKITTTPNQDNPLMDVVSNKGKPLLALDVWEHAYYLKYQNKRADYISNWWNVINWDKVNELYTTK comes from the coding sequence ATGAGTCATCATCGTCGTGATTTTTTAAAGAAGAGCGCCTTACTTGGATTAGCAAGTATTGCAGGGAATTTAATTGGAGAAGAAAAATTAAAAACACTGGATGATTTAGCGTTCATTAACGAAACATCCCACACATTGCCCGCATTACCATATGCCTACAATGCCTTGGAGCCGTTTATTGACGCGCAAACCATGGAAATTCACCATAGCAAACATCATAAAGCTTACGTCGATAAATTAAATGCTGCCTTAAAAGACTTTAAAGGTGATGCCGCCCTGGTCTCGTTGTTTGCGCAAGTTTCAAAACTAGATACCGCTATTCGAAACAATGGCGGCGGACATTACAATCATTCTCTTTTTTGGACTTTAATGCAACCTAATAAAGAAGGTAAAAAAATTATTGCTGAAGGAAAAATTGCGGAGGCTATTACAACACACTTTCAATCATTCGAAAATTTCCAAAAAGAGTTTACTGAAAAAGCAACGAAAGTTTTTGGAAGCGGATGGTGCTGGTTAATCGAGCAAGACGGTAAATTAAAAATTACCACTACACCGAATCAGGACAATCCATTAATGGATGTTGTTAGCAATAAAGGGAAACCACTTTTGGCTCTCGATGTTTGGGAACATGCTTATTATCTAAAATATCAAAACAAACGTGCCGATTACATCAGTAATTGGTGGAATGTGATAAACTGGGATAAAGTAAACGAATTATATACTACTAAATAA
- the aspS gene encoding aspartate--tRNA ligase → MLRTATCGDLRITDVNKEVTLCGWVQKTRDLGGMTFIDLRDRYGVTQLTFNPDWNKTLCEQARSVSREFVLQVKGIVIERESKNKNNPTGEIEIKVTELNILNAAITPPFTIEDETDGGDELRMKYRYLDLRRNIVRKNLELRHRMAIETRNYLDKQNFLEVETPVLIKSTPEGARDFVVPSRVHNGSFYALPQSPQTFKQLLMVSGFDRYYQIVKCFRDEDLRADRQPEFTQIDCEMSFVEQEDILQTFEGLVKHLFKTVKGVDISTMPRMSYADAMKYYGNDKPDTRFEMKFAELNDVVKGKDFKVFNDAELVVGICAKGAADYTRKQLDELTEFVKRPQIGATGLVYARYNTDGTIKSSVDKFYTEEDLKKWAAAFNAQPGDLMLILAGNEEKTRKALSELRLEMGSRLGLRDRNKFSCLWVIDFPLLEWNENDTNLLESLRGRWVAKHHPFTSPKPEDIALLDSNPGAVRANAYDMVINGVEVGGGSIRIFSKDLQAKMFSVLGFSKEEAQNQFGFLMNAFEFGAPPHGGIAFGFDRLCSLFGGVDSIRDFIAFPKNNAGKDMMIESPSTISDEQLKELGIKLA, encoded by the coding sequence ATGTTACGTACTGCGACTTGCGGCGATCTTAGAATTACCGATGTGAATAAAGAAGTGACCTTGTGTGGCTGGGTTCAAAAAACACGCGACCTGGGCGGGATGACTTTTATTGACCTTCGCGATCGATATGGTGTTACACAATTAACTTTTAATCCTGACTGGAATAAAACTTTGTGCGAGCAAGCGCGTTCGGTAAGTCGTGAATTTGTTTTACAAGTAAAGGGAATTGTTATTGAGCGCGAAAGTAAAAACAAAAATAATCCTACCGGCGAAATTGAAATTAAAGTTACTGAACTCAATATATTAAACGCAGCCATTACTCCACCATTCACCATTGAAGACGAAACGGATGGCGGTGATGAATTACGCATGAAATACCGTTACCTGGATTTGCGTCGTAACATCGTAAGAAAAAATTTAGAGTTACGCCATCGTATGGCTATTGAAACGCGTAACTACTTAGACAAACAAAATTTCCTGGAAGTAGAAACTCCGGTACTTATTAAATCTACTCCTGAAGGCGCGCGTGATTTCGTTGTGCCTAGTCGTGTGCATAATGGATCCTTTTATGCTTTACCGCAAAGTCCGCAAACCTTTAAGCAATTACTTATGGTAAGTGGTTTCGATCGTTATTACCAAATCGTGAAATGTTTCCGTGATGAAGATTTGCGTGCTGACAGACAGCCTGAGTTTACACAGATAGACTGTGAGATGAGTTTTGTGGAGCAAGAAGATATTTTACAAACCTTTGAAGGATTAGTAAAGCATCTTTTCAAAACAGTTAAAGGCGTTGATATTTCAACCATGCCACGCATGAGTTATGCTGATGCCATGAAATATTACGGCAACGATAAACCGGATACACGCTTTGAAATGAAGTTCGCGGAACTGAATGATGTTGTAAAGGGAAAAGATTTTAAAGTATTTAATGATGCTGAATTGGTTGTTGGTATTTGCGCTAAAGGAGCAGCAGACTATACGCGTAAACAATTAGATGAATTAACTGAGTTTGTAAAACGCCCGCAAATTGGCGCTACCGGTTTAGTTTATGCGCGTTATAATACCGACGGAACAATTAAATCAAGTGTAGATAAATTTTACACAGAAGAGGATTTAAAGAAATGGGCCGCGGCATTTAATGCACAGCCCGGTGATTTAATGTTGATCTTAGCCGGAAACGAAGAAAAAACACGCAAAGCATTAAGCGAACTTCGATTAGAAATGGGAAGCCGCTTAGGTTTACGCGATAGAAATAAATTCTCCTGTTTGTGGGTGATTGATTTTCCATTATTGGAATGGAATGAAAATGACACTAACTTACTGGAGTCATTACGCGGACGATGGGTGGCTAAACATCATCCGTTTACTTCACCAAAACCTGAAGATATTGCGTTACTCGACAGCAATCCGGGAGCCGTTAGAGCCAATGCTTATGACATGGTAATTAATGGTGTTGAAGTGGGTGGCGGAAGTATCCGTATTTTCAGCAAAGATTTACAAGCCAAAATGTTTTCTGTACTTGGATTTAGTAAAGAGGAAGCTCAGAATCAATTTGGATTTTTAATGAATGCATTTGAGTTTGGTGCACCTCCGCACGGCGGAATTGCATTTGGATTTGATCGTTTATGCTCTTTATTTGGCGGGGTTGATTCTATCCGCGACTTTATCGCCTTCCCAAAAAATAATGCAGGAAAAGATATGATGATTGAAAGTCCGAGTACAATCAGCGACGAGCAATTAAAAGAACTAGGAATAAAATTAGCCTAA
- a CDS encoding T9SS type A sorting domain-containing protein → MKKLLLSLALFAGVSASAQKTHYCAEGKIKSLNHQLAVQNAHKASAPTAWISHERAYDVKFVHLNLNCERNTKYISGNVKSVQTVTLATLDTFACLLHQAFTIDSIYINSAKRSFVRKDSIVKVKTASTLTSGQTFTTIVYYKGTAPTGGSAIGSGYSTGTSGSWGNQATWSLSESFVAYHWWPCKQELTDKIDSSWVYVTTDSTNKVGSNGILKNVVTVGNKKRYEWKSRSMIDYYLISVAVARYKEYNMYAKPTYLAGDSIFIQNYIYDGAINNPTWISGQKVQLDRIKQTMEFLCNQYGMYPYYKEKYGHCMAPFSGGMEHQTMSSMGFFDFEIDAHELGHQWWGDNVTCKSWSDIWINEGFASYTEHLCNQYLNPSAFMTSLNSAHNNVMTQNGGSVYFTNSDTMNTNRIFSGRLTYDKGGAIVRTLQFEVNNDSVWFPMLRGFQNTYKNSVASTVDFKNYAQTFTGMNFTQFFNQWYYGQGYPTFAVTWNSMPGKAFVKSVQTTSMPSSVPLFITPMEYKFARTGYPDTTVRVMHSNATENYTISMLGTVTSVTLDPNQWVINKVTGPSKDITLGVDENFVWANDILITPNPSHGIFEISSEKNLEGSIEVYDVSGKLILSQVAQSHNNIDITKEAAGVYYLSIKDKSGNLIRSSKLIKE, encoded by the coding sequence ATGAAAAAGCTTTTACTTTCTTTAGCCTTATTTGCAGGCGTTTCTGCATCGGCTCAAAAAACTCATTATTGCGCCGAAGGCAAAATAAAATCACTCAATCATCAATTAGCAGTACAAAATGCACATAAAGCGAGCGCGCCTACAGCCTGGATTTCGCATGAACGCGCTTATGATGTGAAGTTTGTTCACTTAAACTTAAATTGTGAGCGAAACACAAAATACATTAGTGGAAATGTGAAAAGTGTTCAAACAGTTACGTTAGCAACACTCGATACATTCGCCTGCTTATTACACCAGGCATTTACGATTGATTCAATTTACATCAATAGCGCTAAACGATCATTTGTTCGTAAGGATAGTATTGTGAAAGTGAAAACGGCATCTACTTTAACAAGCGGACAAACATTTACAACCATTGTTTATTATAAGGGAACAGCTCCAACCGGTGGTTCGGCAATCGGAAGCGGTTACAGTACAGGTACATCAGGAAGCTGGGGAAATCAAGCTACATGGAGTTTAAGTGAAAGTTTTGTGGCCTATCATTGGTGGCCATGTAAACAAGAGCTAACTGATAAGATTGATTCAAGTTGGGTTTATGTTACTACAGATTCTACGAACAAAGTTGGTTCTAATGGAATTCTGAAAAATGTAGTAACCGTTGGAAATAAAAAACGATATGAATGGAAATCGCGTTCAATGATTGACTACTATTTGATTTCTGTAGCAGTTGCACGTTATAAGGAATACAACATGTATGCTAAGCCAACTTATCTTGCAGGCGATTCTATATTTATTCAAAATTATATTTACGATGGAGCAATTAATAATCCAACCTGGATTTCAGGACAAAAAGTTCAGCTCGATCGTATAAAGCAAACCATGGAGTTTCTTTGCAACCAGTATGGTATGTATCCTTATTATAAGGAGAAGTATGGACATTGCATGGCCCCTTTTAGCGGAGGAATGGAACATCAAACTATGTCGAGCATGGGATTTTTCGATTTTGAAATTGATGCCCATGAATTAGGACATCAGTGGTGGGGAGATAATGTCACTTGTAAAAGTTGGAGTGATATATGGATCAATGAAGGCTTCGCTTCCTATACCGAGCATTTATGCAATCAATATTTAAATCCATCTGCATTCATGACAAGCCTGAATTCGGCGCATAATAATGTAATGACGCAAAACGGTGGAAGTGTTTATTTTACTAATTCAGATACAATGAATACTAACCGCATTTTCAGCGGACGATTAACTTATGATAAAGGAGGCGCCATTGTACGTACTTTACAGTTTGAAGTAAATAATGATTCTGTTTGGTTCCCAATGTTGCGTGGCTTTCAAAATACCTATAAAAACTCTGTAGCATCCACTGTTGATTTCAAGAACTACGCACAAACATTCACCGGAATGAACTTCACTCAGTTTTTTAATCAGTGGTATTACGGACAAGGTTACCCAACATTTGCTGTAACCTGGAATTCTATGCCGGGAAAAGCATTCGTAAAATCAGTACAAACAACATCTATGCCTTCATCTGTGCCTTTATTTATTACGCCAATGGAATATAAATTTGCGCGCACCGGTTATCCTGATACTACTGTTCGTGTGATGCATTCTAATGCTACAGAGAACTACACCATCTCTATGCTTGGTACAGTTACCAGTGTAACATTGGATCCAAACCAATGGGTGATTAACAAAGTGACCGGTCCTTCAAAAGATATTACTTTAGGTGTGGATGAAAATTTTGTTTGGGCAAATGATATTTTGATTACGCCAAATCCAAGTCATGGTATCTTTGAAATTAGTTCAGAAAAGAATTTAGAGGGAAGTATTGAAGTATATGATGTAAGCGGAAAATTGATTTTAAGTCAAGTTGCACAAAGCCATAATAACATAGACATTACTAAGGAGGCGGCTGGCGTTTATTATTTAAGTATAAAAGATAAATCCGGTAACTTAATTAGATCTTCCAAGTTAATTAAGGAGTAG
- the hemE gene encoding uroporphyrinogen decarboxylase, with protein sequence MLKNDLILKAARGEKTERVPVWLMRQAGRVLPEYRATRSRAKNFVEFVKNPELACEVTIQPVDILGVDAAIIFSDILVIPEAMGLPYQMIEAKGPWFEKTIKTKGDVDALHIANAGDLDYVMQALKLTKQNLNNRVPLIGFAGAPWTIFAYMIEGSGSKTFSKAKQFLYTQPELSHLLLDKITQSTINYLKGQVASGADMIQLFDSWAGVLSPDHFYEFSLKYISKICDAIQPLVPVTVFAKDAHYAVNRISQINCNTIGLDWTINPVEARKAASGKTLQGNADPCLLYADEKTIVAEASKMLDAFGKQNYIANLGHGLYPDLDKEKVKFFVEFIKSYKA encoded by the coding sequence ATGTTAAAAAACGATCTTATCTTAAAAGCTGCTCGTGGCGAAAAAACCGAAAGAGTTCCTGTTTGGTTAATGCGTCAGGCGGGTCGCGTTTTACCGGAATACCGTGCAACACGCAGCCGTGCAAAAAATTTTGTGGAGTTTGTAAAAAATCCTGAGCTCGCCTGTGAAGTTACCATCCAGCCGGTTGATATTTTAGGTGTAGATGCAGCCATTATATTTTCTGATATTCTTGTCATTCCTGAAGCAATGGGCTTGCCTTATCAAATGATTGAAGCTAAAGGTCCGTGGTTTGAAAAAACAATTAAAACGAAAGGTGATGTCGATGCTTTACACATTGCTAATGCAGGAGATTTAGATTATGTGATGCAGGCATTAAAATTGACTAAACAAAATTTAAATAATCGCGTGCCACTTATTGGTTTTGCGGGTGCACCTTGGACCATCTTTGCCTACATGATTGAAGGTAGCGGAAGCAAAACTTTCAGCAAGGCTAAACAATTTTTATATACGCAACCGGAGTTGTCGCATTTGTTATTGGATAAAATAACGCAAAGCACTATTAACTATTTAAAAGGACAAGTAGCGAGCGGAGCGGATATGATTCAATTATTTGATTCGTGGGCAGGAGTTTTAAGTCCGGATCATTTCTATGAATTTTCTTTAAAATACATTTCTAAAATTTGTGATGCTATTCAGCCTTTAGTGCCTGTTACTGTTTTTGCGAAAGACGCGCATTACGCCGTGAATCGTATTTCTCAAATTAATTGCAACACGATTGGTTTAGATTGGACCATTAATCCGGTTGAAGCAAGAAAAGCTGCAAGCGGTAAAACTTTACAAGGAAACGCAGATCCTTGTTTATTGTATGCTGATGAAAAAACCATAGTGGCGGAAGCAAGTAAAATGCTGGATGCATTCGGTAAACAAAATTACATCGCTAATTTAGGTCATGGTTTATACCCTGATTTAGATAAGGAAAAAGTTAAGTTTTTTGTAGAGTTTATAAAGAGCTATAAAGCCTAA
- a CDS encoding toxin-antitoxin system YwqK family antitoxin, with amino-acid sequence MRFLYLLILLIPAVTFSQLKKEYYDAEQTQVKSETDYYKGMPHGPYFEYYKNGKFLRKGFYHYGKEDSVWTFYFDDGNIKAVERFFRGKKYGTNKYYFKSGKLAQITKFTNDLADSVWTSYHESGKVKSTESFVNGKKEGEWIYYHENGQVESKGQFVKDKKDGEVTSYYKSGKTSVVGQYCNGKPCGKWQEYYENGTNKFEKEYKDSTLYLYSMWDAKGKQVVTNGNGFIYVYYDNGFLRATGRYKGGLQDSIWRFFHPNGELDYEANYREGILNGYYSSYYVNHNIKSEGAFINGKKNGMWKFYTEDGKPEMHGPLKDGIRDGVWTYYYSNGKKESEGTFVNDKQNGTWEYFYRTGEKWKQGNYENGIKTGVWTTWFENGKKLQEGPYVNGKENGLWQSWWDNGKLKDQGNFTNGLLTGKWEGWFPNGKANYSGNYNSKGKKSGTWDYWYDKGNPREQCAYVNGIKHGKYVLYHERGSFIDTQGKYRKGHQEGTWKYYYETGGLLKEQNFSKGRLTGKAYSYYSNSKLQSVSSYKIVKERRKGKVQSVADGEWIFYDKNGKELSRINYVNGVKK; translated from the coding sequence ATGCGTTTTTTATATCTTCTTATCTTACTTATTCCGGCAGTTACCTTTTCTCAGCTTAAAAAAGAATATTATGATGCCGAACAAACCCAGGTAAAAAGCGAAACCGATTATTACAAGGGCATGCCGCATGGCCCTTATTTTGAGTACTATAAAAACGGAAAATTTTTACGTAAGGGTTTTTATCATTATGGAAAGGAAGACAGTGTTTGGACTTTTTATTTTGATGATGGAAATATAAAGGCCGTTGAACGTTTTTTCAGAGGCAAGAAATATGGAACCAATAAGTATTATTTCAAAAGTGGAAAGTTGGCGCAAATCACCAAATTCACGAATGATTTAGCTGATAGTGTGTGGACTTCCTACCATGAATCCGGAAAAGTAAAAAGCACCGAGAGTTTTGTAAACGGTAAAAAAGAAGGGGAGTGGATTTATTATCATGAGAACGGACAAGTAGAGAGCAAAGGACAATTTGTAAAGGATAAAAAGGATGGCGAAGTTACCAGCTATTATAAGTCGGGAAAAACATCGGTAGTAGGGCAGTATTGCAATGGAAAGCCTTGCGGAAAGTGGCAGGAGTATTACGAAAACGGAACGAATAAGTTTGAGAAAGAATATAAAGACAGCACCCTCTATTTGTATAGTATGTGGGATGCCAAGGGCAAGCAAGTAGTTACCAATGGAAATGGATTTATTTATGTATATTATGATAACGGTTTTTTAAGAGCAACCGGTCGTTATAAAGGTGGACTTCAAGATAGCATCTGGCGTTTCTTTCATCCTAATGGTGAGCTAGACTATGAGGCGAATTATCGCGAAGGCATACTAAACGGATACTATTCTTCCTATTACGTTAATCACAACATTAAAAGTGAAGGCGCTTTTATTAACGGTAAGAAAAACGGCATGTGGAAGTTTTATACCGAAGATGGTAAACCCGAAATGCATGGCCCTTTAAAAGATGGAATACGGGATGGTGTTTGGACTTACTACTATTCCAATGGTAAAAAAGAATCGGAAGGGACGTTTGTAAATGATAAACAAAATGGTACCTGGGAATATTTTTATCGCACCGGCGAAAAATGGAAACAAGGTAATTATGAGAATGGGATTAAAACAGGGGTTTGGACGACTTGGTTCGAGAATGGGAAAAAATTGCAGGAAGGTCCCTATGTAAATGGTAAAGAAAATGGTCTATGGCAAAGTTGGTGGGATAATGGTAAATTAAAGGATCAAGGCAATTTTACGAACGGATTACTTACGGGGAAATGGGAAGGATGGTTCCCAAATGGCAAGGCTAATTACAGTGGGAATTATAATTCAAAGGGAAAGAAATCAGGCACCTGGGATTATTGGTACGATAAAGGAAATCCGCGCGAACAATGTGCTTATGTAAACGGAATTAAGCACGGTAAATATGTGTTGTACCACGAAAGAGGAAGTTTTATTGATACTCAGGGTAAATACCGTAAAGGTCATCAGGAAGGTACCTGGAAGTATTATTATGAGACGGGCGGATTGCTAAAGGAGCAAAATTTTAGTAAAGGACGATTAACAGGCAAGGCTTATTCTTATTATAGTAATTCTAAACTACAGAGCGTAAGCAGCTATAAAATAGTAAAAGAACGCCGGAAGGGTAAAGTGCAAAGCGTTGCTGACGGAGAATGGATTTTTTACGATAAAAACGGAAAAGAATTAAGCCGTATTAACTATGTAAACGGAGTTAAAAAATAA
- a CDS encoding TolC family protein: MIKKSLYFAFLLLANSVFSQNEWNLQQCVDYALKHNILLKQAELNNQIQKNNTLQSKANVLPTINGGAAHTYNFGRTIDRFTNTFANTQVLSQNLFLSSNLVLWSGLSQLNNIKANEYAYKAGAENIKQQQYDLSLNVATAYINVIYSDELLGIAKNQFDITKQQYERTLKLAEAGTVAKSMVFDIKAQLANEEVNVTTADNNYQLAMLTLMQFMNLDSLNNFKISKPDVEVQGENLLTNSVQNIYETALKNQPSIKSAEYNLKMAEKSLAAAKGRISPTISLNGSIGTGYSGLAKEVTGINVTGYDTTAVTTGGDFVLSPTYIPTTRDIPFADQYKDNVNRSIGLTLSVPIFNGLQTHTAVKNAKINALNAKYSQDLAEQTLYKNIAQAFANARAALNKYVASKASVEASQESFNYAQQKFNLGAISAFDFNSAKSRLANAQSNLLQAKFDYLFKLKVLDFYMGKPLTF, from the coding sequence ATGATTAAAAAGAGTCTATATTTTGCTTTCTTGTTACTGGCAAATTCTGTGTTTTCTCAAAATGAATGGAACTTGCAGCAATGCGTTGATTATGCCTTGAAACATAACATTCTTTTAAAGCAGGCTGAGTTAAATAATCAAATACAAAAAAATAACACCTTACAATCTAAGGCCAATGTGCTTCCCACTATCAATGGAGGCGCTGCACACACATATAACTTTGGTAGAACCATCGACCGATTCACGAATACGTTTGCAAATACGCAAGTTTTATCTCAAAACTTATTTCTCTCAAGCAATTTGGTACTATGGTCAGGACTATCGCAATTGAATAATATTAAAGCAAATGAATACGCTTATAAAGCCGGCGCTGAAAATATAAAACAACAGCAATATGATTTATCACTGAATGTTGCAACTGCTTATATCAATGTAATTTACTCAGATGAATTACTTGGTATTGCTAAAAACCAATTCGACATTACTAAGCAACAATACGAACGTACTTTAAAATTAGCGGAGGCCGGTACTGTGGCCAAAAGCATGGTCTTTGATATCAAAGCACAGTTAGCGAATGAAGAAGTAAATGTTACTACAGCCGACAACAACTATCAACTCGCCATGTTAACGTTGATGCAATTCATGAATCTGGATAGTTTAAATAATTTCAAAATCAGCAAGCCGGATGTGGAAGTTCAGGGAGAAAATCTGTTGACAAACAGCGTACAAAACATATATGAAACAGCATTAAAAAATCAACCCTCCATTAAAAGTGCAGAGTATAATTTAAAAATGGCTGAAAAATCTTTAGCAGCAGCCAAAGGAAGAATTAGTCCAACAATTAGTTTAAACGGGTCGATTGGTACCGGTTACTCCGGATTAGCAAAAGAAGTTACAGGAATTAATGTAACCGGCTACGATACAACTGCTGTAACAACCGGCGGTGATTTTGTATTGAGTCCAACTTATATCCCTACTACTCGTGATATACCTTTTGCTGATCAATATAAAGACAATGTGAATAGAAGTATTGGTTTGACTTTAAGTGTTCCTATATTTAATGGCCTGCAAACACACACCGCTGTTAAGAATGCGAAAATAAATGCTTTAAATGCGAAATACAGTCAGGATTTAGCTGAACAAACACTTTACAAAAACATTGCGCAAGCATTTGCGAATGCCAGAGCCGCGCTTAATAAGTATGTAGCGTCTAAAGCCTCGGTTGAAGCATCACAAGAATCATTTAATTACGCGCAACAAAAATTTAATTTGGGGGCCATCAGCGCCTTTGATTTTAACTCTGCAAAATCTCGTTTAGCTAATGCGCAGAGCAATTTACTTCAAGCAAAGTTTGATTATCTTTTCAAATTAAAGGTGCTCGATTTTTATATGGGCAAACCATTAACTTTCTAA